The Corynebacterium callunae DSM 20147 genomic sequence GGAAAACGTCATATTTTGCATGTGTGCGGTGACCTTATACCCAGCCACAACCCTCGGCACTACTCTTCTCTCCCCTATCGTGCCACCTAAAGCTGCGTTGACAAAACTTTTAAAAGGAAAGAATTTCTCCACAGTTTCCACTGCTTAGCGCGGTGTTTGGAGCCCACCCTGAGCTCAATCCTGGGCACGATCTCAAATTTTCCCATGCCTGCAGCTCTGTGGCTCTTTTCATAACGACGACACCTCAGGGGTTATTCTCACATTCTGCTTGCGGAAGCTTTTTAGCAGTTTTCATTTAATGAGAGCTCTTGAAGTGATGTAACTAACACCCATTGCCCAACCCCCTGCTTAGGACGCCGCAAATGGTCGTATCACTTTTGCCATTTGAGCATTTTTAATGCGGGAGTTAGACAAAGTGAACGATAACCCCTAGCGTGGTCACAACTTGATAACGGATAGGTTACAAAATGATCTAATCCGAAACTACATATCCACCTTTAGGAATCCTCATGCACCACGCCCTTAGTCGCCGACTCACTCTTAGCGCCCTCGTAGCCGGCACAATCGCCACCGTTGGATTGAGCGCCATCCCCCAAGCGAGCGCCCAGGTTTTTCTTTCTTCTGAAATTAACAACACCATCTATGGCGCTAGCCAAACCGTGGTCAGCCCAACCACCGGCACATTGACCTCAGGTTATGGTGCACGTTGGGGAACAAGCCACAACGGAATTGATATTGCCAATGCAATTGGCACCCCAATCTACTCCGTCATGGACGGCACTGTCATCAGCTCAGGTCCAGCATCCGGCTACGGACAGTGGATTCGCGTGCAACACGATGATGGTTCCATCGCAATCTACGGACATATGGAGTACCTCTATGCCTCCGTTGGCGAAAGAGTCTACGCCGGCCAAGAAATCGCTGGCATGGGCAGCCAGGGATTCTCCACCGGCTCCCACCTCCACTTTGAGATCCACCCTGATGGCTACACCCCAGTAGATCCCCAAACATGGCTAGCCAACAATGGGATCTACTTCTACCCCCTTCCCTGTCTCCTAGCTTTTAGGCCAGAATTTTCAGAATCTGATCTTGGAAAAACCATCGTTAGATAAGACCGTTAACAATAAACTGAGGTGAAATTTACCTTCAAAAGATCGGAGTGCGTTGTGGCACAAACAAAAGATGGCAAGAAGCGGGTCTTCGTACATGGTCACGAGCGCAATGGCTTTAAAGTTCGAACTCATTATAGATCAACGCCAAACCCCCGCAGCGTTAGAACTGAATCCACAGGCTTCTTATCCAGCATTCTAAAAGGCCTTTTTAGACGCTAAGAAAGCAAAAGAAGGGCCCCGGTAAAAACCGGGGCCCTTCTCAATGGTGCGCCTGGAGAGACTTGAACTCTCACGTCCTAAGACACTGGAACCTAAATCCAGCGCGTCTGCCAATTCCGCCACAAGCGCTTCGTGCGGGTTTTACTATACATGCTCTTGCGCAAATCAAATAATGCGGGGTGACTAATTGCACCCGAAGGGAATTCGCTTCTAGCAATAAGGCAGCTAGAATAGCCTTTTATGAGCGAGCCAGGCAGCGTCGGAGTGAAACAAAAAAAGACCGTAAAACTAAGTCATATCGTTTTCTTAATCATCTGTTTTTGTACAGCCCTGGCTTTGGCTTGGTGGCAGTGGTCGCGTTTCCAATCCGGATCCGGCACCTTCCAAAACCTCGGCTATGCCCTCCAATGGCCGTTTATCGGTGGATTTTTGATCTATGCGTATCGCAAATATTTGCAATACGAAAACGAATCCATTGAATTAGAAAACCTGGAAGCTCAAAGTGCAACAGCACGTCCAATTGCTCCCGGAGAAGAATTTATTTCCCAGCGCCCCAGCTTGGTTCATGATGACGGCGTGAAAGAAATTGACGAATCTTTCCTTCCGGAACGACCAACTTTGGACGTCGAAGAATTTAATAAGCTGAATGATCCCCGGGCAAGAAGGCGTCGAAAAGCTTAAAACCTGGAACTTTCCGCACTGCTTAACCGACTACTTTCTCAGATAAGTAACCCCAATCCCCCAAGGAAGATCTACGTGTCAACCACTGCAATTCACCCAGAGCGCAAAAAGCGCGTCCGCCAAGCTCTCACCATGTTTTCTATCGCAGCATGGGTGACGGGTGTTTTTCTGCTTGCACTCACCGTGCGTATAATTTTGGAAAAGGTCGTAGGCATGGATATGCCTGGCTGGGCTACGTTTATCGCTATCTTCCACGGTTGGGCCTACATTATTTACCTGCTGACCACCCTTAACCTCGGCCTGAAGGCACGATGGGAGCCGATGCGCTGGTTCACCACCGCCATTGCTGGTGTCGTGCCGCTATTGTCCTTCTTTGTGGAACATAATCGACGCAAAGAAGTAACTGAAGTTTTCCAGCTCAATTCCTAAAATTTGCAATCGATAAAGCCGGGTGCTCAAGAAATGTCTTGAGCACCCGGCTTCCTTATTACATTAGGCAGCTAGTTTGGCGATGATGTCGACCAATCCCCGCAAAGCTTTACCACGGTGGGAAAGGGCATCCTTTTCCTCCGCGGAAAGCTGAGCTGAGCTGCGCGTAGCTTCTTCTGTAGGTTGGAATAGTGGATCATAGCCAAAGCCATTCTCCCCTACGGGCTCTCGCAAAAGTGTGCCTTCCCAGCGACCCTCTTGGATAAACTCCTGGCCGTCTGGCAGCACCAAAGCACATACTGAAACAAAGGCTGCGCCACGACGTTCAGCAGGAACATGATCCATCTGCGCCAGCAAGAGATCATTATTTGCTTGGTCATTGCCATGAGAACCAGACCAGCGTGCAGAAAGCACACCTGGCATGCCATTGAGCTCTTCAACAGTGATACCAGAATCATCAGCGATGGTGGCAAGACCAGTATGCGCAACCCCGGCACGTGCCTTGATCAGCGCGTTATCTGCAAAGGTGCGCCCATTTTCAATGGGTTCGTCATATGCAGTTACGTCCGCAAGAGCGAGTAGTTCAACAGACTCCAAGCCCTCCTGATCTAGGATGCGCTGAAGCTCTTTAAGCTTCTTTGCGTTATTGGAGGCAAGCAACAACTTCATTTAGATTCCCAGTGCTGCTTTTTGTGCGGCAACCAATTCGGTGCAACCCTTAGCTGCGTAATCGAGCATCTCATTAAGCTGCTCGCGGGTGAAGGTGGTTGCTTCGCCGGTGCCCTGGATTTCTACAAATTCACCGTTTTCAGTCATAACGACGTTGAGGTCAACATCAGCACGGGAATCTTCCTCATAAGGAAGGTCGAGGCAAACATTGCCATCGATAAGGCCAACAGAAACAGCAGCTACTGGAGCAAGCAGTGGGTTTCCCGGAACAACTCCCTGTTCCTGCAGCACCTTGATGGCATCTGCCAGTGCGACATAAGCACCGGTGATAGACGCGGTACGGGTACCGCCATCTGCCTGCAAAACATCGCAGTCGATGGCGATGGTGTTTTCACCAAGCTGGGAAAGATCTACTGCAGCGCGCAGGGAACGACCGATCAAACGAGAAATTTCGTGGGTGCGGCCCTTAACCTTGCCAGCCATGGATTCACGACGATTGCGCTCTGCAGTTGCAGCAGGCAGCATGGCATATTCTGCGGTGAGCCAGCCTTCGCCGGAGTCACGCTTAAAACGAGGAACGCCCAGTTCCACAGAGGCGGTGCACATAACACGGGTGTTGCCGAATTCTACAAGCACGCTGCCTGCAGGGTTAGAAGTAAAACCACGGGTGATTTTGACGGCGCGCATCTGATCCTGAGCGCGACCATCAAAACGGGTAAAGCTAGAAGATGAAGTCATAAGGTACAGGGTACCTTTATGAATTCCACGGGAGCACGTCGAGAAGCGTATTTGGTGTTTTATTCCAGCCGCCCCTCACCCTAAAAGCACCCGTTTAGGGTGCTGATGTGGTGGTTTTAGATATCGAAGTGCATCCCCGAACGAGCCAATTCAATTGGGCCGTTATAGTACTGCGCAGCAGCTTCCAAGGCGCGAGCTGGGTCAACCCATGGCGGAATGTGGGTGATAACCAGCTTTTTTGCACCAGCAGCGGCAGCTAATTTGCCAGCATCCTGCGCACACATATGCATGCCAGGAGCCTTGCCATCGCAGGAGTCTCCCCAGGTTGCCTCGCAAAGGAAAATATCTACGTCGCGGGCAGCATCAATTAGGGCTTCGGTATAAGCGCTATCACCGGAATAAGCCAAGGTTACGCCGGTGCCGTGTTCTTCAACTCGCAGCGCGTAGGTCTCGATGGGGTGAATAACCCTAAATGGAGTGACCTTGTACTTATCAATCAGCTCAGGCTGACGTTCTTTCCAGGAATCAAAAGCAAAGGTATCAGACATATCATCAACGCCATCGGGCTCATCGGAGCTCAATCGACCCAAACGATTAGGGGTGTCCTGAGGTCCAAAAAGCAGATTCCTACTCTTGGCTGCTTTGGTGGGGTGGAATCGGCGCCACACCATCAAAGAAGCAAAATCTGCACAGTGGTCGGTATGCAAATGGGAGAAAATAACATGCGCATCGGAAGGATCTTGAATTTCTTGCAAAGAGGCAAGGACGCCAGGTCCCATATCCATAATCAAGGATGGGGAATCTGGAGAATTAATCACATATCCAGATGCGGGGTTACCTGGAGCAGGAACGCTTCCAGAGCTTCCGAGGATGGTAAGTCTCATAGGGATACTGTGCCACGGCTCAGCAGTTCATGTGTACTTTTCGGGTGAAAAAGAAGCCTAATTGTGAGCATTTAACCCCCTTTTTAAATCCGGGATAAATCACACACCTGCCATTAGCTTTCGTTTTGCCTCACCTGGGAAACAATTGGTCCGAGGAAACGGCGGCTAAGTTGAGCAAAAATTTCCGGATCACCAGTTGATTCAAAGCTATAAGAGGGCTCTGGATGTAATTCAGGATCAGCCAACAAGTCTTTTTCACTCAAAATGCGCAGCACATCTTTGGCAGTTTCCTCAGCACTGGACACCAGAGTGACATGATCGCCCATAGCCAATTGAATGACACCTGAAAGCAAAGGATAGTGAGTGCACCCCAAAACAAGAGTATCCACGCCTTTGGCTTGCAGAGGTTCCAAATAGCCTTCTGCGATATTAAGGATTTGACGGCCGCTGGTGATGCCTCTTTCCACAAAGTCCACAAAACGTGGGCAGGCGGTAGCGCTAACTTCTATCGATGGACTTGCCGCAAAAAGGTCCTGGTAGGCACCAGAGTTAATAGTTCCTACCGTGCCAATCACACCCACTTTTCCATTGCGGGTGGCAGCTACTGCACGACGCACAGCCGGCAAAATTACCTCCACTACGGGAACGTCATAACGCTCGCGAGCATCTCTTAGGAAAGCAGCTGATGCGGTGTTACAAGCGATGACGATCATTTTGCAGCCGCGTTCCACCAGCTCATCAGCAATGCGTAGGGCGTGTTCGCGCACTTTCGCAATAGGCAACGGACCATAAGGGCCATTGGCGGTGTCACCAATATAAATAATTGATTCATGGGGCAGCTGATCAATAATGGTTCGCGAAACGGTCAGTCCGCCAACACCTGAATCAAAAATTCCAATGGGCGCATTAGCGCCTGGAATAGGACGCTCAATCATAGAACCGCTGTAATCAGTCACATTATTCATACTAGGCACACCTCAAAACCTTTCGGCCATCACCGGCCAGCTCTTCTTTTTCTACTCCGCCAATGTGCCACAATATGGCCATGGCTGATTCTGTAGATCCGGAGACCACACAATTTCCCCCAGTGCGCGCAACCCCACAAGCGATTAATTTGGGCAGCTCCGCACAATTGCAGGCATCTCCACAGGGCAATAATCGAGGCAACAATAGGGGCAATGGTCCCGTTATAGCTTTGCTGAGCCTTTTGCTTGTCATTACCGTGGCAGCTGGCGTGTGGCTATTGGTCGGTTTGGACGGCGATAAGAACAGCTCAGAGTCTTCCGCACTGGCAACGGATTCCTCAATAACTGCAACGCAACCTACACAACCTGCTGAAAGTGAAGAAGCTGCAGCAAGCTCTGCAACAACCCAAGCGGAAGAATCGACAGCAGCACCAAGTGGCCGTCCGGCCCAGCCCACACTCCCTGATGGCGCTATGCCAGCTAATGATGCTGCAGCGTCCAATGCAGATGCCGGAAACCTCAATAATGTTTATTCCGGATCGGTGGTTACCTCAGCAGAATTTGCGCGCGCAGTACGAGATGCCTTTGTGCTTCATTATCTTGACACCAACGAACTCTCCGGGCAGATCCAGGCGACCAGCCCAGTAACCGGAGATACTTATTCCTTAAGCTGCGAGGATAATGGGCAGTTTGTCACCTGCAGCGGTGGCAATAACGCTGTTGTTTATATTTCCTAAACGCGTGGGAAGCGTGGTGGATCGAGGGCTGCCACAATCTTTTCCATCGCAGTACCCAAGACCTTGAGCTCATCATCATCGAGACACTCAAAGACCAGGCGTTTAACTTCTTGGACGTGGCCTGGGGCAGCGGCTTCGACCTTGTCCCAACCTGCATCGGTAAGCACAGCTACAGTTGCGCGTCCATCGTCTGGATCGGGCTCGCGGCGAACCCATCCGGATTTCTCCAGGCGGGTTACCACACGGGAGAGGTGTGAGAGAGTCATATCGGAAAGCTCGGCAAGTTCACTCATGCGGATTTTACGATCCGGAGCCATAGAAATCTGAGCCATGGCAAAATAGTCAAATATATTTAGCCCGGCGGATTCCTTGAGCTGGGCATCTAGGCGAGCAGGCAGCCAAACGCGCAGGGACCACACATTAAGCCACACGTCTTGTTGCTCTTGAGTCAGCCAGATGTCTGGGGATTCTGTGTTTTCGCTTGTCATGGCAATCAATCTTAGCCGTTTGACATCAAAAGCGCTGCACTTTGCCCCACCAAGTGCCCCACCAAGTGCAGCGCCAATTGCCCCATCAGTCGCCCTACCTCAAATTTTTAGAAACCGCGTTTTTGACGTTGCTGCGCTAATTTCTTTTGTTGCCTTTTAGCTTTTAGAGCTGCTGGATCATCGGAGGTAATAAAGGCGCCAGCACAAATTCCGCCAAGGGCACCAAAGAGGTGTCCCTGCCAAGAAACACCTGGTTGAATTGGCAAAAGTCCCCAGAAGAGGCCGGAATAAATGAAGGCCAACACCACACCGAGCAGGAATTGCCGGAGATCTCGGTTAAATAATCCGCGCACAATAAGGTAGCCCAACCAGCCATAAATCAGGCCGGAAGCACCGATGTGATTGGTGCCGATTCCACCAAAGAACCAGGTTCCTAGACCGCCCACCAGACCGGCGATCAACGTGACCTCCCAGAACACTCTTTTGCCGCTCATACCGATGATGAAGCAGAAAATCGCGCCCGGAATTGAGTTACCAATAAGGTGTTCCCAACTTCCATGCAGCAGTGGCGAGGTCACAATATGCCATAAGGAGCTGGGGTCAAGCGGATGAATTCCGTAATAGCTCAGCAGACCACCGGTGAGCACATTGGCAAAATGCACCACCCAAATAACCACCAAAAATCCAATGGCGAAACTCAATCCGGTGCGCAGTGAAGACTTATTCTTTAACTGTTGATTAAGCTGCGGGCTTGGTTTATTCCAGGGTCGCACAGGGCCGGAAGTATTGGGGTTAAAACCTGAGGTTCCAAAACCGGTGTTGTGGTAGGGGCTGTTATAACTCATCTGTTAATTCCCTCAAGGTGTGTAGTTCGAGTCCCGGACTCGCGGAAGTTATGGCGTCGATAATAGCGTCCTGCACACAATCAGCCGCCGCCGCGCACAATTGCGTCAAAAGTTCATCACTAACCCCACTGCCGTCACCAGAAGACAGGGCAAACAAAGTATCACCATCAAAAGGCGAATGCGCTGGCCGAACTGCACGCGCCAAACCATCATGCGCTGCCAAAGCAACCCTTTTGGCCTGCGCCTTTGTCAAGGGTGCCGTCGTTGCAATAACCCCGATGGTGGTGTTCAGCGTGGTTGCCGCCGGTGCTAGCTTTTTAAGCTTGTCGACGTCCACCGCCGCAGCACTCGGCCGCCCATAAAGGCGCCCGGTTTCCGGGTCGACTACTTCTCCGACAGGATTCGCCACGATTGCAGCAGCGATGGGATATTCATCAACCCGGCGCGAGGCTTGGCCAAATCCACCGCGTAATTTTCCAGCAGTAGCTCCCATACCAGCACCAATGCTGCCGGATGCCGTATCTGCACCGGCGAAAGCATTTTCTACTGCTGCTGCCCCATCAGATGAAGTGGGTCGATTGTGGGGATCTCCTACAAAAAGATCAAAAATAACCGCAGCCGGCACGATCGGGACTCTTAGTTCAATCCCTGGGCCGCGCACTGGAAATCCGATTCCACGTTCTTCCAAAGCAGTCATCACACCATCGGCAGCTGCTAAGCCAAAGGCAGATCCACCACATAAGGCAACCGCATGAACTGCTTGAACGGTGTTGTGGGGTTCTAAAAGGTCAGTTTCTCTAGTGCCTGGTCCCCCACCGCGCACATCGACGCCCGCAATTGCACCTTTAGGTGCAATGACCACTGTGCAACCGGTATCCCCCTTGCTCACGTGGCCTAAAAGGAACCCGGGGACGTCGAAAAGCGCACTCATGTTAATCCATCATCGCTTCTAGCAGGGATTCCTGGTTATAAGCCAGCCATTGCACCAGGTTTTCGCGTTCATCGGCTGCGGCTTCACCACCACCATGCATTTCAGCAAATGCTACATAAAGGCGAATATCGTTTAGCGCTGCCAACCAGGCATGGGCCTCTGCTTCGGTGGCAGTGACAGCAACATTGCCGTCAGGCCCCAATGCATCATTAATGACTCTTAGGTTAGCCAGCTTGGCGCGAGTGATATCACCTTCGTGCAGGGAACGCAGGAAAGAGTTATCACCCTCATATTCCTCATCGCCAGCATGCTGAAAATCTGGCAATAGACGAGCTAGCGCAGGATCTTCAGGAGCTTCTTTGTGGCCGCCCACCATGCCCGTGAGCTCAGCCAGCGGATCTTTGGGAACAGACTGCGCTCTTTGAATAAGTGCTTCTGAAACTGCTGCCGAAAGATCGCCCAGCACTTCCCTTTCCATGGGTTCAAAAATTACGCTAAAGCGCGCCTGCCTGCGTAAACCCTTTTTCTTTTTCCACTGTTGCATAGTTTTTCCTAGCCTGCCTGCTGCATGGTGGCCCATAAACCAGCGGTGTGCAGCTTTTTTACATCGCCTTCAACTTTGTCTTTCTCCCCCGAGCTCACAACCGCTTTACCTTCGGTGTGGACCTGCATCATCAATTCTGTGGCCTTCTTCTTGCTAAAGCCCAAGACGGTTTGAAAAACATAGGTGACATAACTCATCAAATTCACTGGGTCATCCCAAACGATGCACAACCAGGGCAAATTCTCGCTGGAAAGAGTGTGCACGTTCATTTCCACATCGGGAGTGGCGATGGGCGCTGACGGCATGGAGACCACTGGAGAATCTGCCACCTTAAAGATATCGGTGCTATTAACCGCCGGTGTGGCGTAGGTGTGGTTAAGCCTGTTCATGCCAAATAGCCTAGTCAAATACCTTGCAGTGGCGCAGCGCGGGACATTTTATTCACTTATTCACCGACCTAATTGGCGCTAGCTCTGATAGTCTTGGCTGCAACAATTTGGCATATTCTTAAGCAATTCTTAAGCCAGGTGGTGTGTGGCTCATCTCCTATGGAGCGCAACCACATTGGAAGGATCCTCAGATGCAAAACCTAGAAAACCAAGTACGTACCTGGCTCCAACAATTTGGGGTGCAACCTTCCCAAGCCGACATTATTAGTTCCCTGTCTCGTGCTATCCCCATCTTGTCGATCTTACTGACCGCAATTCTTAGCTTTAATGCGATCTCCAGCGGTAATACCTCCCAAGCACCGCAGCTTGATCAATTACGCACTGATGTTATTGCCAAGATCAATTATGAACGCAACCAGCAGGGTCTCTTATCTATTACGCCTGGTGTTGATTTGCATAATGCGGCGCAAAAAGAAGCCGAGGAAAATGCGGCCACCGGCACCGAAGGTCCGGTGGCTGATCCAGCGGAAGATTTAGTGGTCTTGCAGATTAATATGCCCTATGGGCAGGCCAACGCCGACTATATTGTGGACACCCTTTTGGCCTCCCCGGCGCACCGCGATTTACTGCTAGCACCTAGCTATCAAGCAGTCGGAGTGGGAGCTGCATATAAGGGTGATCGTGTCTGGGTAGTGGTCGAGTTCACTATAAATGCCACAAATTCCGTAGAATTAACAGGGTGAATCTAAACAACTCCTCCATTCCGGCTAATCGCTCCACGGCTCTGCTCACCGATAAATATGAGCTGACCATGTTGGAAGCTGCTCTTATTGATGGAACAGCAGAGCGCCCAGCAACCTTTGAAGTTTTCAGTCGCAGGCTCCCCAATGAGCGTCGCTATGGTGTTGTTGCAGGTACGGCTCGCGTTCTTAACGCCATCCGTGACTTTGTATTCACCGAAGACCAGTTAGCTGATCTAGATTTCCTCAACGCAGACACCCTGGAATACCTACGCAATTACCGCTTTAAGGGCCAGGTTGATGGTTACCGTGAAGGCGAAATCTACTTCCCTAATTCCCCGCTCCTTACTGTGCGTGGCACCTTTGCTGAGTGCGTCATTTTGGAAACTGTCATCCTTTCCATCATGAACGCTGACTCCGCAGTAGCTTCTGCAGCTGCCCGCATGGTCACTGCAGCCGATGGACGCCCAATCATTGAGATGGGTTCCCGACGTGCACATGAGTATGCAGCAGTAACCGCATCCCGTGCCGCTTATTTGGCAGGTTTTGTGGCCACTTCCAACTTGGAAGCTGCTTACCGTTATGGCATCCCTGCCTCCGGTACTTCTGCCCACGCTTGGACCTTGTTGCATATCAACGAAGATGGCACCCCAAATGAGGCAGCAGCCTTTAAGTCCCAGATTGAATCTCTAGGCGTTGGCACCACCTTGCTGGTTGATACCTATGACATCACCCAAGGTGTTGCCACTGCCATTGAAGTTGCAGGTACCGAGCTTGGTGGCGTGCGCATTGACTCCGGCGACCTCGGCGTGATGGCCCGCAAGGTACGCAAGCAGCTTGATGATCTCAACGCTCACAACACTAAGATTGTGGTTTCTTCTGACCTTGATGAGTTTGCTATCGCAGGTCTGCGCGGTGAGCCAGTTGATGTTTATGGCGTTGGCACCTCTGTGGTTAATGGCTCAGGTGCTCCAACCGCTGGCTTGGTTTATAAGCTCGTTGAGGTCAATGGTCACCCTGTTGCCAAGCGTTCCCGCAATAAGGAAAGCCATGGTGGTGCTAAGCGTGCGGTTCGCACCCACCGCGATACCGGCACCGCTATTGAAGAAGTTGTATTCCCCTTCAACAATGACACCCCGGACACCTGCAAACTTAATGTCTTGCAGTTGACCATCCCACTTATGCGCGATGGTGAGATCGTTCCAGGTCTGCCAACTCTGGAAGAATCCCGAGATTACTTGGCCAAGCAATTGGTTTCCTTGCCTTGGGAAGGCCTTGCGCTTTCCCGTGACGAGCCAGTTTTGCACACTCGTTTCTCTGGCTTCCCTGACGCTTAAGCCCCCTTTTTTTAGATCCTCTAAATTCCTTCGTTAGCTATTGTGAGCAGGTATTTTAGGGGATCTTTTAATACCCCTTAAAACTTTGTTGACATATAAACAAAAAGGGTTATAGTGGAAATTACAAACAAAGAAAGACCTAGAAAACAACGAAAGTTGTTTAGCTTAGAAAGGAATATCATGTCCACCAAAAATGATTTTTCAGGAAAAGTAGCTCTCGTCACCGGTGCAGCATCCGGCCTCGGCGAGGGAATCGCCAAGGACCTGGCAGCTCGCGGAGCTAAGGTCGTTGTTACCGATATCAACATTGAAGGCGCAGAAAAGGTTGTTGCCGACATCCAAGAAGCCGGCGGGGAAGCCGCAGCTTTTAAGATGAACTCCGCTTCCCGCGAAGACAATAAGAAGGCCGTTGAATTCGCCGTCGAAAAGTTTGGTGCTTTGCACCTGGCAGTTAATAACGCCGGCATCGGCGGCAAGTCCCACAAGGTTGGTGAGATGGATCTTGATGACTGGGATCGCGTAATCTCCATTAACCTCAGTGGTGTTGCTTATGGCAACCACTTCCAGATCGAGCAGTTTCTCAAGCAGGATGATCCTTCCAAGACTGCAATTGTGAACATTGCTTCCATCCACGGCACCGTTGCAGCCCCTGGCAACTCTGCTTATACCGCAGCTAAGCACGGTGTTGTTGGTCTCACCAAGAACGCTGCTGCAGAATACGGTGAAGTTGGCATCCGCGTAAACGCTGTTGGACCGGGATACATTAAGACCCCACTCCTGCAGAACCTTCCTGAAGAGCACTACAACGCTCTTGCCGGAAAGCATGCACTGGGTCGCCTTGGTGAAACCCCAGAGGTTGTTGCCCTTGTAAACTTCCTCCTCTCTGAGGATGCTTCCTTTATTACCGGCTCCTACCACTTGGTAGATGGTGGTTACACCGCTGTATAAGCGCCCTTAATTCCCTGTTGGTTCACTAAAGTTTTAGCCCTTGGTTGTCTTCCCTGACAACCAAGGGTTTTTGCCTACGCTGGAAGTCTTTGAAACTGACCTTGCACTTCGTGTTCTTTAGCCCGGAAAGATAGACTAAAACAGATGTCTGACGCCGAAAACACTCAACAGCCCACACCGAGCGAACCGCTAAATGCCGCTACGGTGGAATTACTAAACGCAGCAGTTGAGTCCCTCGGCGGAGCCCGGCGCGCTGGGCAGGAAGCCATGGCGGAAGCAGTTACCAAGGCTTTTGAAAATAAGCGCCACCTAGCTGTCCAGGCTGGCACAGGTACTGGTAAATCTTTGGCATATTTGGTACCTTCCATGCGCTTTGCCCAAAATACTGACTCCACAGTGATCGTCTCTACCGCTACTATCGCCTTGCAGCGCCAGTTGGTGCATCGCGATCTCCCCCGCTTGGCAGATGCCCTGGAGCCT encodes the following:
- the rdgB gene encoding RdgB/HAM1 family non-canonical purine NTP pyrophosphatase, with product MKLLLASNNAKKLKELQRILDQEGLESVELLALADVTAYDEPIENGRTFADNALIKARAGVAHTGLATIADDSGITVEELNGMPGVLSARWSGSHGNDQANNDLLLAQMDHVPAERRGAAFVSVCALVLPDGQEFIQEGRWEGTLLREPVGENGFGYDPLFQPTEEATRSSAQLSAEEKDALSHRGKALRGLVDIIAKLAA
- a CDS encoding DUF2017 domain-containing protein yields the protein MQQWKKKKGLRRQARFSVIFEPMEREVLGDLSAAVSEALIQRAQSVPKDPLAELTGMVGGHKEAPEDPALARLLPDFQHAGDEEYEGDNSFLRSLHEGDITRAKLANLRVINDALGPDGNVAVTATEAEAHAWLAALNDIRLYVAFAEMHGGGEAAADERENLVQWLAYNQESLLEAMMD
- a CDS encoding rhomboid family intramembrane serine protease, with the protein product MSYNSPYHNTGFGTSGFNPNTSGPVRPWNKPSPQLNQQLKNKSSLRTGLSFAIGFLVVIWVVHFANVLTGGLLSYYGIHPLDPSSLWHIVTSPLLHGSWEHLIGNSIPGAIFCFIIGMSGKRVFWEVTLIAGLVGGLGTWFFGGIGTNHIGASGLIYGWLGYLIVRGLFNRDLRQFLLGVVLAFIYSGLFWGLLPIQPGVSWQGHLFGALGGICAGAFITSDDPAALKAKRQQKKLAQQRQKRGF
- the clpS gene encoding ATP-dependent Clp protease adapter ClpS: MPSAPIATPDVEMNVHTLSSENLPWLCIVWDDPVNLMSYVTYVFQTVLGFSKKKATELMMQVHTEGKAVVSSGEKDKVEGDVKKLHTAGLWATMQQAG
- a CDS encoding DUF3817 domain-containing protein, producing MFSIAAWVTGVFLLALTVRIILEKVVGMDMPGWATFIAIFHGWAYIIYLLTTLNLGLKARWEPMRWFTTAIAGVVPLLSFFVEHNRRKEVTEVFQLNS
- a CDS encoding P1 family peptidase; the protein is MSALFDVPGFLLGHVSKGDTGCTVVIAPKGAIAGVDVRGGGPGTRETDLLEPHNTVQAVHAVALCGGSAFGLAAADGVMTALEERGIGFPVRGPGIELRVPIVPAAVIFDLFVGDPHNRPTSSDGAAAVENAFAGADTASGSIGAGMGATAGKLRGGFGQASRRVDEYPIAAAIVANPVGEVVDPETGRLYGRPSAAAVDVDKLKKLAPAATTLNTTIGVIATTAPLTKAQAKRVALAAHDGLARAVRPAHSPFDGDTLFALSSGDGSGVSDELLTQLCAAAADCVQDAIIDAITSASPGLELHTLRELTDEL
- a CDS encoding MBL fold metallo-hydrolase, with the protein product MRLTILGSSGSVPAPGNPASGYVINSPDSPSLIMDMGPGVLASLQEIQDPSDAHVIFSHLHTDHCADFASLMVWRRFHPTKAAKSRNLLFGPQDTPNRLGRLSSDEPDGVDDMSDTFAFDSWKERQPELIDKYKVTPFRVIHPIETYALRVEEHGTGVTLAYSGDSAYTEALIDAARDVDIFLCEATWGDSCDGKAPGMHMCAQDAGKLAAAAGAKKLVITHIPPWVDPARALEAAAQYYNGPIELARSGMHFDI
- a CDS encoding MarR family winged helix-turn-helix transcriptional regulator: MTSENTESPDIWLTQEQQDVWLNVWSLRVWLPARLDAQLKESAGLNIFDYFAMAQISMAPDRKIRMSELAELSDMTLSHLSRVVTRLEKSGWVRREPDPDDGRATVAVLTDAGWDKVEAAAPGHVQEVKRLVFECLDDDELKVLGTAMEKIVAALDPPRFPRV
- the murI gene encoding glutamate racemase — translated: MNNVTDYSGSMIERPIPGANAPIGIFDSGVGGLTVSRTIIDQLPHESIIYIGDTANGPYGPLPIAKVREHALRIADELVERGCKMIVIACNTASAAFLRDARERYDVPVVEVILPAVRRAVAATRNGKVGVIGTVGTINSGAYQDLFAASPSIEVSATACPRFVDFVERGITSGRQILNIAEGYLEPLQAKGVDTLVLGCTHYPLLSGVIQLAMGDHVTLVSSAEETAKDVLRILSEKDLLADPELHPEPSYSFESTGDPEIFAQLSRRFLGPIVSQVRQNES
- a CDS encoding M23 family metallopeptidase; translation: MHHALSRRLTLSALVAGTIATVGLSAIPQASAQVFLSSEINNTIYGASQTVVSPTTGTLTSGYGARWGTSHNGIDIANAIGTPIYSVMDGTVISSGPASGYGQWIRVQHDDGSIAIYGHMEYLYASVGERVYAGQEIAGMGSQGFSTGSHLHFEIHPDGYTPVDPQTWLANNGIYFYPLPCLLAFRPEFSESDLGKTIVR
- the rph gene encoding ribonuclease PH, giving the protein MTSSSSFTRFDGRAQDQMRAVKITRGFTSNPAGSVLVEFGNTRVMCTASVELGVPRFKRDSGEGWLTAEYAMLPAATAERNRRESMAGKVKGRTHEISRLIGRSLRAAVDLSQLGENTIAIDCDVLQADGGTRTASITGAYVALADAIKVLQEQGVVPGNPLLAPVAAVSVGLIDGNVCLDLPYEEDSRADVDLNVVMTENGEFVEIQGTGEATTFTREQLNEMLDYAAKGCTELVAAQKAALGI